A window of the Salvelinus alpinus chromosome 25, SLU_Salpinus.1, whole genome shotgun sequence genome harbors these coding sequences:
- the LOC139553470 gene encoding 1-phosphatidylinositol 4,5-bisphosphate phosphodiesterase beta-1-like isoform X2, giving the protein MAGAQPGTHALKLKPPTVPDTLQNGSRFMKWDDDLSTVTPITLTVDPHGYFLHWTDQNKETELLDITHIKDARTGKSTKTPKEAKLRELLDVGNLVGRIENRLLTIVTGPDMVNITYLNFMALQEEEATEWAEELFSLASNLLSHNMNRETSLEKAYVRLTLQPNSEGRIPVKNIVRMFSADKKRVETALEHCNLPFGRSDSIPLEDFTPDLYRSFLSHLCPRPELSSVFSQQGAKGAYLSVDQMTEFINERQRDPRLNEILYPPLRPSQTQTLMEKYELNHSLLKQGLITLEGLSKYLVSDENGVIPPEKLDQSEDMTFPLSHYFINSSHNTYLTAGQLAGSSSVEMYRQVMLAGCRCVELDCWKGRTTEEEPVITHGFTMTSEICFKEVIEAIAECAFKTSPFPVILSFENHVDSPKQQAKMAEYCRSIFGDALLIDPLEKYPLESGVPLPSPQELIGKILIKNKKSHKPLAAHGNKRMAEHPTNQSVAAEQATDEPSSPSNITEGEIEGEDDDDDDDDDDDDCKKTSDEGTAEEREAVATEEMSTLVNYVQPTKFNSFEASKKVNRSYQMSSFVETKALEHLTKSPVEFVEYNKQQLSRIYPKGTRVDSSNYMPQLFWNAGCQLVALNFQTIDLSMQLNLGMYEYNGKSGYRLKPEFMRRPDKHFDPFAESTVDGIVANTVKVKIISGQFLSDKKVGVYVELDMFGLPVDTRRKALKTKTSQSNAINPVWDEDPIIFKKVVLPTLASLRIAAFEEGGKFIGHRIIPVPAIRPGYRYIGLRNEKNQSLILPAVFVYIEVKDYVPDTFADVIEALSNPIRYVNLLEQRSQQLAALTLEEGEEETSKEVEANADQPGPAEPKSNLRPAPLENGLSPSPTVTPRTPTNTPQPAATEPAKPALKTEDMVQSVLIDMEAATLEELRQQKLIMREQKRHYREMKDVVKRHQKKTLEMVKEHTTKYNQAKNQHTRRHNALLKTKQHEV; this is encoded by the exons atggcaGGGGCTCAGCCAGGGACACATGCTCTGAAGCTTAAACCCCCGACCGTCCCCGATACTCTGCAGAATGGCAGCCGTTTCATGAAATGGGATGAT GATCTCTCAACAGTGACTCCCATCACCCTGACTGTGGATCCACACGGATACTTCCTTCACTGGACTGACCAgaacaag GAGACAGAGTTGTTAGACATCACCCATATAAAGGATGCCAGAACAGGGAAGAGCACCAAAACACCAAAG gAGGCGAAGCTGCGTGAGCTGCTTGATGTGGGGAACCTAGTTGGTCGTATAGAAAATCGTTTGCTGACCATAGTCACAGGACCGGACATGGTCAACATCACATACCTCAACTTCATGGCCCTGCAAGAGGAGGAGgccacg GAGTGGGCTGAGGAGCTGTTCTCTCTGGCCTCCAACCTGTTGAGTCACAACATGAACAGAGAAACAAGTCTGGAGAAAGC GTATGTCAGACTGACCCTGCAGCCAAACTCAGAGGGCCGGATCCCAGTGAAGAA CATCGTCCGCATGTTCTCAGCGGACAAAAAGAGGGTGGAGACGGCTTTGGAACACTGCAACCTACCATTTGGACGG AGTGACTCTATTCCCCTTGAGGACTTCACCCCTGACCTTTACAGATCTTTCCTCTCCCACCTCTGTCCTCGGCCAGAACTCAGCTCAGTCTTCTCTCAGCA agGTGCTAAGGGTGCTTACCTGTCGGTGGATCAGATGACAGAGTTCATTAATGAGAGGCAGAGAGATCCTCGTCTGAATGAGATTCTGTATCCTCCTCTCAGACCCTCTCAGACACAGACCCTGATGGAGAAATATGAACTCAACCACAGCCTGCTCAaacaag GCCTGATCACGTTGGAGGGGCTCAGCAAGTACCTTGTGTCTGATGAGAACGGAGTGATTCCTCCTGAGAAGCTGGACCAGTCCGAAGACATGACCTTCCCTCTGTCTCACTACTTCATCAACTCCTCACATAACACCTacctcacag cggGGCAGCTGGCAGGTAGTTCGTCAGTGGAGATGTACCGTCAAGTGATGTTGGCAGGCTGTCGGTGTGTGGAGTTAGACTGTTGGAAAGGACGGACCACAGAGGAGGAACCAGTCATCACACACGGCTTCACCATGACCTCAGAGATCTGCTTTAAG GAGGTGATTGAGGCCATCGCTGAGTGTGCTTTCAAAACCTCTCCTTTTCCTGTCATTCTGTCCTTCGAAAACCATGTGGACTC GCCGAAGCAACAAGCCAAGATGGCAGAATACTGTAGGTCGATTTTTGGAGATGCACTACTGATTGACCCACTGGAGAAATATCCT ctggagtCTGGGGTACCCCTGCCAAGTCCTCAGGAGCTGATAGGTAAGATCCTCATTAAGAACAAGAAATCCCACAAGCCCTTGGCTGCCCATGGCAACAAGAGAATGGCAGAGCACCCAACCAACCAGAGCGTAGCAGCAGAACAGGCAACAGATGAACCCTCGTCTCCTAGCAACATTACAGAAG GAGAAATAGAGGGTGAAgacgatgatgatgacgatgatgatgatgacgatgactgTAAGAAGACATCAGATGAG GGGACAGCAGAGGAGCGGGAGGCCGTAGCCACAGAGGAGATGTCCACTCTGGTCAACTACGTCCAGCCCACCAAGTTTAACTCCTTCGAGGCGTCCAAAA AGGTTAATCGTAGCTATCAAATGTCATCATTTGTGGAGACTAAAGCTCTGGAGCACCTCACGAAGTCGCCCGTGGAGTTTGTGGA ATATAACAAGCAGCAGTTGAGTCGTATCTACCCTAAAGGCACTAGGGTGGACTCTTCCAACTACATGCCACAACTCTTCTGGAACGCTGGCTGCCAGCTGGTGGCGCTCAACTTCCAAACTATAG atctgtCTATGCAGTTGAACCTGGGCATGTATGAGTACAATGGGAAGAGCGGCTACAGACTGAAACCAGAGTTCATGAGACGACCAGACAAACACTTTGACCCGTTCGCTGAGAGCACCGTGGACGGCATTGTGGCTAACACAGTCAAGGTCAAG ataatatcaggccagtttCTGAGCGACAAGAAGGTAGGTGTGTACGTAGAGCTCGACATGTTTGGTCTTCCTGTGGACACCAGGAGAAAAGCCCTGAAGACCAAGACATCCCAAAGCAACGCTATCAACCCTGTCTGGGACGAGGACCCAATCATCTTCAAGAAG GTGGTTCTCCCGACATTGGCCTCTCTGAGGATTGCTGCATTTGAGGAAGGAGGAAAGTTCATAGGTCACCGTATTATCCCTGTGCCAGCCATACGGCccg GTTATCGCTACATCGGCTTGAGGAATGAGAAGAACCAGTCTCTGATTCTGCCTGCTGTGTTTGTCTACATTGAAGTGAAGGATTATGTCCCAGACACCTTTGCAG aTGTGATCGAGGCGCTGTCTAACCCCATCCGGTATGTGAATCTCCTGGAGCAGCGGTCCCAGCAGCTGGCTGCTCTCAccctagaggaaggggaggaggagaccAGCAAAGAG GTTGAGGCTAATGCTGATCAGCCAGGGCCCGCTGAGCCAAAATCGAACCTACGACCTGCTCCTCTGGAGAACGGTCTCAGCCCCAGCCCTACCGTCACACCCAGGACTCCTACTAACACACCTCAGCCTGCAGCCACAG AACCAGCCAAACCAGCGTTGAAGACTGAAGACATGGTGCAGAGCGTTCTGATAG ATATGGAGGCGGCCACACTAGAGGAGCTCAGGCAACAGAAGCTGATCATGCGGGAGCAGAAAAGACACTACAGGGAGATGAAGGATGTGGTGAAGAGACACCAGAAGAAGACTTTGGAGATGGTGAAGGAACATACCACCAAATACAACCAGGCTAAGAAccaacacacacgcagacacaacgCTCTCCTGAAGACTAAACAACATG aagTTTGA
- the LOC139553470 gene encoding 1-phosphatidylinositol 4,5-bisphosphate phosphodiesterase beta-1-like isoform X1, whose protein sequence is MAGAQPGTHALKLKPPTVPDTLQNGSRFMKWDDDLSTVTPITLTVDPHGYFLHWTDQNKETELLDITHIKDARTGKSTKTPKEAKLRELLDVGNLVGRIENRLLTIVTGPDMVNITYLNFMALQEEEATEWAEELFSLASNLLSHNMNRETSLEKAYVRLTLQPNSEGRIPVKNIVRMFSADKKRVETALEHCNLPFGRSDSIPLEDFTPDLYRSFLSHLCPRPELSSVFSQQGAKGAYLSVDQMTEFINERQRDPRLNEILYPPLRPSQTQTLMEKYELNHSLLKQGLITLEGLSKYLVSDENGVIPPEKLDQSEDMTFPLSHYFINSSHNTYLTAGQLAGSSSVEMYRQVMLAGCRCVELDCWKGRTTEEEPVITHGFTMTSEICFKEVIEAIAECAFKTSPFPVILSFENHVDSPKQQAKMAEYCRSIFGDALLIDPLEKYPLESGVPLPSPQELIGKILIKNKKSHKPLAAHGNKRMAEHPTNQSVAAEQATDEPSSPSNITEGEIEGEDDDDDDDDDDDDCKKTSDEGTAEEREAVATEEMSTLVNYVQPTKFNSFEASKKVNRSYQMSSFVETKALEHLTKSPVEFVEYNKQQLSRIYPKGTRVDSSNYMPQLFWNAGCQLVALNFQTIDLSMQLNLGMYEYNGKSGYRLKPEFMRRPDKHFDPFAESTVDGIVANTVKVKIISGQFLSDKKVGVYVELDMFGLPVDTRRKALKTKTSQSNAINPVWDEDPIIFKKVVLPTLASLRIAAFEEGGKFIGHRIIPVPAIRPGYRYIGLRNEKNQSLILPAVFVYIEVKDYVPDTFADVIEALSNPIRYVNLLEQRSQQLAALTLEEGEEETSKEVEANADQPGPAEPKSNLRPAPLENGLSPSPTVTPRTPTNTPQPAATEPAKPALKTEDMVQSVLIDMEAATLEELRQQKLIMREQKRHYREMKDVVKRHQKKTLEMVKEHTTKYNQAKNQHTRRHNALLKTKQHGKTRSLTPGGEAELKQFDEEGEDQLGELREQQQQQLLELRQEQYYSEKYLKREHIKQLMEKLTTVTEESQNNQMKKLKDICDKEKKDLKKKMEKRRTEKIKEAMTKEKHLAEEEKLEINKSYVNEVVQNIKRLEDAQAKRQERLVEQHKGIQQQILDEKPKLQGAVEAEYQEKFRLLPGEIQDFLQNRKGGVKGHVVPHPSTPHDTLSEEELDEDRRE, encoded by the exons atggcaGGGGCTCAGCCAGGGACACATGCTCTGAAGCTTAAACCCCCGACCGTCCCCGATACTCTGCAGAATGGCAGCCGTTTCATGAAATGGGATGAT GATCTCTCAACAGTGACTCCCATCACCCTGACTGTGGATCCACACGGATACTTCCTTCACTGGACTGACCAgaacaag GAGACAGAGTTGTTAGACATCACCCATATAAAGGATGCCAGAACAGGGAAGAGCACCAAAACACCAAAG gAGGCGAAGCTGCGTGAGCTGCTTGATGTGGGGAACCTAGTTGGTCGTATAGAAAATCGTTTGCTGACCATAGTCACAGGACCGGACATGGTCAACATCACATACCTCAACTTCATGGCCCTGCAAGAGGAGGAGgccacg GAGTGGGCTGAGGAGCTGTTCTCTCTGGCCTCCAACCTGTTGAGTCACAACATGAACAGAGAAACAAGTCTGGAGAAAGC GTATGTCAGACTGACCCTGCAGCCAAACTCAGAGGGCCGGATCCCAGTGAAGAA CATCGTCCGCATGTTCTCAGCGGACAAAAAGAGGGTGGAGACGGCTTTGGAACACTGCAACCTACCATTTGGACGG AGTGACTCTATTCCCCTTGAGGACTTCACCCCTGACCTTTACAGATCTTTCCTCTCCCACCTCTGTCCTCGGCCAGAACTCAGCTCAGTCTTCTCTCAGCA agGTGCTAAGGGTGCTTACCTGTCGGTGGATCAGATGACAGAGTTCATTAATGAGAGGCAGAGAGATCCTCGTCTGAATGAGATTCTGTATCCTCCTCTCAGACCCTCTCAGACACAGACCCTGATGGAGAAATATGAACTCAACCACAGCCTGCTCAaacaag GCCTGATCACGTTGGAGGGGCTCAGCAAGTACCTTGTGTCTGATGAGAACGGAGTGATTCCTCCTGAGAAGCTGGACCAGTCCGAAGACATGACCTTCCCTCTGTCTCACTACTTCATCAACTCCTCACATAACACCTacctcacag cggGGCAGCTGGCAGGTAGTTCGTCAGTGGAGATGTACCGTCAAGTGATGTTGGCAGGCTGTCGGTGTGTGGAGTTAGACTGTTGGAAAGGACGGACCACAGAGGAGGAACCAGTCATCACACACGGCTTCACCATGACCTCAGAGATCTGCTTTAAG GAGGTGATTGAGGCCATCGCTGAGTGTGCTTTCAAAACCTCTCCTTTTCCTGTCATTCTGTCCTTCGAAAACCATGTGGACTC GCCGAAGCAACAAGCCAAGATGGCAGAATACTGTAGGTCGATTTTTGGAGATGCACTACTGATTGACCCACTGGAGAAATATCCT ctggagtCTGGGGTACCCCTGCCAAGTCCTCAGGAGCTGATAGGTAAGATCCTCATTAAGAACAAGAAATCCCACAAGCCCTTGGCTGCCCATGGCAACAAGAGAATGGCAGAGCACCCAACCAACCAGAGCGTAGCAGCAGAACAGGCAACAGATGAACCCTCGTCTCCTAGCAACATTACAGAAG GAGAAATAGAGGGTGAAgacgatgatgatgacgatgatgatgatgacgatgactgTAAGAAGACATCAGATGAG GGGACAGCAGAGGAGCGGGAGGCCGTAGCCACAGAGGAGATGTCCACTCTGGTCAACTACGTCCAGCCCACCAAGTTTAACTCCTTCGAGGCGTCCAAAA AGGTTAATCGTAGCTATCAAATGTCATCATTTGTGGAGACTAAAGCTCTGGAGCACCTCACGAAGTCGCCCGTGGAGTTTGTGGA ATATAACAAGCAGCAGTTGAGTCGTATCTACCCTAAAGGCACTAGGGTGGACTCTTCCAACTACATGCCACAACTCTTCTGGAACGCTGGCTGCCAGCTGGTGGCGCTCAACTTCCAAACTATAG atctgtCTATGCAGTTGAACCTGGGCATGTATGAGTACAATGGGAAGAGCGGCTACAGACTGAAACCAGAGTTCATGAGACGACCAGACAAACACTTTGACCCGTTCGCTGAGAGCACCGTGGACGGCATTGTGGCTAACACAGTCAAGGTCAAG ataatatcaggccagtttCTGAGCGACAAGAAGGTAGGTGTGTACGTAGAGCTCGACATGTTTGGTCTTCCTGTGGACACCAGGAGAAAAGCCCTGAAGACCAAGACATCCCAAAGCAACGCTATCAACCCTGTCTGGGACGAGGACCCAATCATCTTCAAGAAG GTGGTTCTCCCGACATTGGCCTCTCTGAGGATTGCTGCATTTGAGGAAGGAGGAAAGTTCATAGGTCACCGTATTATCCCTGTGCCAGCCATACGGCccg GTTATCGCTACATCGGCTTGAGGAATGAGAAGAACCAGTCTCTGATTCTGCCTGCTGTGTTTGTCTACATTGAAGTGAAGGATTATGTCCCAGACACCTTTGCAG aTGTGATCGAGGCGCTGTCTAACCCCATCCGGTATGTGAATCTCCTGGAGCAGCGGTCCCAGCAGCTGGCTGCTCTCAccctagaggaaggggaggaggagaccAGCAAAGAG GTTGAGGCTAATGCTGATCAGCCAGGGCCCGCTGAGCCAAAATCGAACCTACGACCTGCTCCTCTGGAGAACGGTCTCAGCCCCAGCCCTACCGTCACACCCAGGACTCCTACTAACACACCTCAGCCTGCAGCCACAG AACCAGCCAAACCAGCGTTGAAGACTGAAGACATGGTGCAGAGCGTTCTGATAG ATATGGAGGCGGCCACACTAGAGGAGCTCAGGCAACAGAAGCTGATCATGCGGGAGCAGAAAAGACACTACAGGGAGATGAAGGATGTGGTGAAGAGACACCAGAAGAAGACTTTGGAGATGGTGAAGGAACATACCACCAAATACAACCAGGCTAAGAAccaacacacacgcagacacaacgCTCTCCTGAAGACTAAACAACATGGTAAGACAAG aagTTTGACGCCTGGAGGGGAGGCTGAACTGAAGCAGTTtgatgaggagggagaggaccAACTGGGGGAGCTGAgagaacaacaacagcaacagctaCTGGAGCTGAGGCAGGAACAATACTACAGCGAGAAATACCTCAAAAGAGAACATATcaaacag CTGATGGAGAAACTGACTACGGTGACTGAGGAAAGCCAGAACAACCAGATGAAGAAATTAAAAGACATCTGTGACAA AGAAAAGAAAGACCTGAAAAAGAAAATGGAAAAGAGGAGAACAGAGAAAATCAAAGAAGCAATGACGAAAGAGAAGCACTTGGCTGAAGA GGAGAAGTTGGAGATCAACAAATCATATGTGAATGAAGTGGTACAGAACATCAAGAGG CTGGAGGATGCCCAGGCAAAACGTCAAGAGAGACTGGTGGAGCAGCACAAAGGCATCCAGCAACAGATTCTGGATGAAAAACCAAAG CTGCAGGGTGCGGTGGAGGCGGAGTACCAGGAGAAGTTCCGCCTGTTGCCGGGGGAGATCCAGGACTTCTTGCAGAACAGAAAAGgaggggtcaaaggtcatgtcgtgccccacccctccacccctcatgACACGCTCTCTGAGGAGGAACTAGATGAGGAccgaagggagtga
- the LOC139553471 gene encoding cell division cycle-associated protein 4-like, whose translation MFPKGTKRKFSDSGDEPATGGEDVNQPSSVAVRMLSSYSLQRQSLLDMSLIKLQLCHMLVEPNLCRSVLIANTVRQIQEEMTQDGTWQIMTQALSAANAAAQCSADRLVATEVLCRQTEATQGEQVLKPFPAVGSEGCPAEEEEEEEVVVEEEGEGGVTMSTVSPQAPTSYLPGTFGMDPCWEEENGEDEEEDEDSDECGSGSEEGDSDRLVDDSRTAEQVFGTFEIKNPAPSPDPALEELFSDVDASYYDLDTVLTGMQSAPKMGPYDLLESLSSHGPSTLSSSTSCRSDLNELDHIMEIIVGS comes from the coding sequence ATGTTCCCGAAGGGCACGAAGCGCAAGTTTTCGGACTCCGGGGATGAACCTGCGACGGGCGGTGAGGATGTAAACCAACCGAGTTCGGTGGCCGTAAGGATGCTGTCATCCTACAGCCTGCAGCGGCAGTCCCTGCTGGACATGTCCCTAATCAAGCTGCAGCTGTGCCACATGCTGGTGGAGCCCAACCTGTGCCGTTCAGTGCTGATTGCCAACACGGTGAGGCAGATCCAGGAGGAGATGACCCAGGACGGCACCTGGCAGATCATGACCCAGGCCCTGAGTGCTGCCAACGCTGCTGCCCAGTGCTCTGCAGACCGCCTGGTGGCCACCGAGGTGCTGTGTCGGCAGACAGAGGCAACCCAGGGGGAGCAGGTACTCAAGCCCTTCCCAGCGGTGGGGTCAGAGGGTTGCcctgcagaggaggaggaggaggaggaggtggtggtggaggaggagggcgaGGGGGGGGTGACCATGTCCACGGTTTCCCCCCAAGCCCCAACCTCCTACCTGCCAGGCACCTTTGGCATGGACCCCTGCTGGGAAGAGGAGAATGgtgaagatgaggaggaagatgaggacagTGATGAGTGTGGGTCTGGTTCGGAGGAGGGAGACAGTGACAGGCTTGTGGATGACTCCAGGACAGCAGAGCAGGTCTTTGGCACGTTCGAGATCAAAAACCCTGCGCCCAGCCCCGACCCTGCACTGGAGGAACTGTTTTCAGATGTGGATGCGTCCTATTACGACCTTGACACGGTGCTGACAGGCATGCAGAGTGCGCCTAAGATGGGGCCCTACGACCTCCTGGAGAGCCTGTCCTCCCATGGGCCCTCAACCCTCAGCTCCAGCACCAGCTGCCGATCAGACCTCAATGAACTGGACCATATCATGGAGATCATAGTGGGCTCCTGA